ATCGTAGTGCGCGCCGAACGCGACGTATGTGTCCTTGAGTTTCGCATCGGAGCCCTCGATGATGCCGACCACGTTGCGAGTGTATTGGGTGCGCACTGTCTGATAGTTTGCGTCTATGTTGAAAGTGATTCGCACGTTCTTCAGAGCAAAACCCGGCAGTGGTTCTCCTTTGGCGGCTTTCTCTTTCAACTCGGCGTACTTCATATCCGCGCCGGTGAACAGAAATTCGAAGAAGTCATCCTGAGCGGTGACCGCGGGTGGAATCGGGTTGTCTAACCGCTGGACTGTTGTGAAGTCAGAGCCGTCGGCCTGGCCTCCGCCAAACTGATTGCCACCAGGAGGGCCGCCACCCTGACCTTGCCCTAGACCCTGACCTTGCCCTTGACCCTGACCCTGACCTTGACCCTGACCTTGACCCTGCCCACTCTGTCCCTGAGCTCCAGCCGCTTGACCCTGGCCTCGTCGACCTCCGCCGACGCCTATGCTTGCAACGGCTCCCACTTGCTCAGTGGCGTAGCGTGAGCGGCCACCGAGCGCGCGAAAATACTGCCGAGCTTCAAGGCCCTTAGGCCCGGTGGTTCCGAGCCAAACAACAGTTTTGCCTTTGACGTTCTTGCCGGCGAAGTCGTTATAGTTGGCCAGCGGCGCGTTCAAGCCGTAGCCCACGAACTCGATCTGATCAGAGGTGAATGTTCGTTTCCCCCCAACGTTCGAGGGGAAAGTCATTCCTTCTTTGTTCTTGAAGGTGCGTGTTTGTCCGCCCGCTTCTACGGTAATCGTCGAGCGATTGTCGCTCTTGATGCCGAGCACGGCCACGCGTTGAAAGTAGGAGCGGTTCGGGCCGCCGGGTTTGACGCGCCAGGACCGGAGGTGCTCGGCGATGTAGGCGGCGGCGAGGCCAAGACCTTCGGTGTAGGTGTTGCGGCCTTCGAGCTCATCGGACGCCAGATAGGTCAACC
This window of the Acidobacteriota bacterium genome carries:
- a CDS encoding M28 family peptidase; amino-acid sequence: MKRLRKLTVIITQLALVAAFTFSSVTAKNNGRDAIAQEDLKEWLTYLASDELEGRNTYTEGLGLAAAYIAEHLRSWRVKPGGPNRSYFQRVAVLGIKSDNRSTITVEAGGQTRTFKNKEGMTFPSNVGGKRTFTSDQIEFVGYGLNAPLANYNDFAGKNVKGKTVVWLGTTGPKGLEARQYFRALGGRSRYATEQVGAVASIGVGGGRRGQGQAAGAQGQSGQGQGQGQGQGQGQGQGQGLGQGQGGGPPGGNQFGGGQADGSDFTTVQRLDNPIPPAVTAQDDFFEFLFTGADMKYAELKEKAAKGEPLPGFALKNVRITFNIDANYQTVRTQYTRNVVGIIEGSDAKLKDTYVAFGAHYDHVGYNEGEPTQAGNPPRGIRPPGRVTEGATGDRVWNGADDDGSGTVAMMGMAKAFATGPKLRRSLVFVWHSGEERGLWGSRYFADYPTVPMDKIVAQINMDMVGRNRDNKAEESSTVYVVGSDRISTEFHNVTVDANGALAKPLKLDYEMNDPTDLEQIYYRSDHYSYAAKGVPIVFLTTGLHPDYHTNTDSVEKINFDKMARIGQYAYEIGARTANMDHPPGRDNLGPRVGKTVSGKLKL